A segment of the Hyperolius riggenbachi isolate aHypRig1 chromosome 8, aHypRig1.pri, whole genome shotgun sequence genome:
TAAtatagtggcgtacctaccataaggctgctgGTGCTCACAgaaccgggtgtagccatggttaagggtgccactgtggtgctcagtcactgtgttcttccacctgggacccttTTATCATAGTTCTGGCTATATTCggaaaaatagcagcaggcagcacaggtgactgcactacttcctgcattagatgtagcacccctcctgtCCGTGGGCATTGTGcttccttgctctctacacacagcccacATTGAGTGAATATGCAGAGTAGCAGGTTGAGTAGagtgaatgattgctgtgctgagaGGTGACAGGATGTGTATAGTGTTTCAGAAGTTGTCTATTATTAGTAGCCATGTACACTGGCTACTGTAATACCAGAGttccctagactattgattatttatcctgatcagcgtAATTAATCAGTAATGCAggacagtctgctgttgcagaagctacAGGTGCTGGCAgccaacttctgtagtgagcagagaagcaagctccaggcaatttagattagcttcattgcaggtaatcttatctcttttcccagctcctgtTCCCACCCTGTTGACTTCCCCATGACACTTTCCtcttcagattttagtggcttcttttaacagcatgtccctgccaaacagcactggtgatgtctgcagtcctggtgagaggtcttcctgtcCATTGTCCTctgccaccaggctctctgtattgtgcctctacctctttatctcctccacctcctcctatgcatctCCCTTTTTGTATATCCCTTTTCTGActgctctcagaggagctcacaatctaattgtaccatagtcatagtctaatgtcctaccatattattactgtgtatttatataacactgtatagagtacagagtttcataatggttagctccatccacatcctgatgactccttttctgGAAATATCTGCCAAAATTTGCAGTGACATGCTCGGCACCCCAACCAGTGTGTCTGTAAATagtcagcaccgggtgccaacttccctaggtacgccactgggttaATACATATGAAAGAAGAGGATGAATATGGGTAACAACGCATGAaaaaggaaactgatgctcaatgtTCAAAAGAAACTAGATAAAATATACTTACAGGCAGGCTGCAGTACTATATTTgaccagcagggggggggggggggtgtacaagTCTTGCTGATTTTGTTTTCCCTTTACTTCTCCACTGATAGAACTAATATCTCTCTCCCTGTATGTTGTCTCCTCAGATAGTCACTCTCTGCGGTATTGCCACACAGTAGTCTCAGCTCCAGGATTCGGGCTGCCTGTGTATTCCTCAGTGGGATATGTGGATGATCGGGAGATATCAAATTATAATAGTGACACCCGCCGGTATCTTCCAAAAACTGAGTGGATGAAGAAGCTGGAGCCGGAatactgggagacacagacacaaATAGCTCAAGGCGCTGAACCTGCTATGAAGCACAATGTGGAGGCAGCAATGCAGAGATTCAACCAGACTGGAGGTGGGACAATTCTTACACACATTATTCAGCACAATACAGATAACTGTACACATGGTAGATGTAATATGATGTGGCCGGCACTGTCACTGTACACACGGGATATTGGCTGGGTGTAAGGGCTGCTTCCCACCAAGAATGCTTTTGAGTATTTTTCAAAAAGCATTTGGCTAATAGAACACtttgcaaaatcacaatcgctaagCGTTAGCAATTACGTTTTgtggtgtgaactaggccttagggTTTGTGGCCTATTAAACCTTGCCTGTGAATTATAAataccccaaaagaagggttgagtGCACCATCTAAGTTTGAAAGGGTGCCACCAGTGGCAAATAGTTAGTCTTCCTATTGCCCATTGTGAGTTATTTATCATGGGTGAACTGGACAACCATGACATCGAGCTTAGGTCCTCTGGCCTAGGAGTTTGAGAGTTTTGTGGATTATCTGAGCTGTTCCAATCGCAGTACTCTTCTGGACAGAGATCCTGGGATCTGTTAGAGCCACTCCTCCAGCTTAGAGTTGACAGTGAGCTATTTTACCACTACAGGGACCACTGGCCTTCTCTTTCCACATCTTCTCTAGTTGTAAGTTCTGGTACTTCTCCAACCTCTCACACTCCTTCTTCTGATGTTGCTTTCACACAGTGCTGCTACATCTATCACTAGTGCTATCTTCTGGTTCTTGTTTACGCATACATTAAATAAGGGCactaggaaaaaagggtgcggagTATAGCCTAAATGTAAAAATATCTTCTAAAACGGAACTCTCTTACACTTGATtagccgctggattgactcccgccgcgtccccgtgcGTCCCTGCTTGTCCCCGCGGCCGcacggatcgattcctgctcgtccccgcggccgcttccttatcttccgctcgattccccgctattgtccgcccgcggggatcgagcggggaatcgaaccgGCGGATcaccggacctgtcggaaattatcaatcgagccatcagcggctcgattgattaaaaaaaacaaacaaacctgtgtATGCCCACTTGCCCAGCATTACATATGTTGTGGGGTGTCCTTGTATAAAACAAATATGGCTTGCAACAGAACAATATATCATCCAAAATATCTTTCCTAAATTTAAATTATCCCCTCAACTAGGTCTACTCTGCATAGACTTAGATAAAATAGATCCATTATTCCAGATCCACATCTGTCATCTAATTATGGCAACACAATACATGATTACCACTAACTGGAAATCTTCAGACCCAATTGCCTTCCCCTGCTTACGATCACATTACAAGTGCAATATGACCTTGGAGATACACCTAAGAGCAAACTCCTTAGAATCCTAATCCAATATAGGACATATAGCTTTACCAGGAGTTTGAGTATATCAGCAGTACACTTTCCAAGCCCTAACATTCTTTGAGTTATGAGCAGATAAATGGTTTTGTTCTACTGTTATTGTTTGCCCATGTCCTTAATGGGACTGTTTTATTGTACTAGCTACGAGATAATCCAAAGCGGTTTCAGTTCTGATCAGTGAAGTGTATATCATAAAGCATATTTACCTTAACGACTTCAATTTATAGGTGATTAATATCTTAATCAAGATATAACTTATCCTTACGACACCTTCTTTTGTACTCTGAGCTACTGGTTGGCATTTAGCCCCTGCTCCAGTAACACAAATCTACTGAGCGGCTACATTCGTCTCATCCAGCCGCATTAGGTTAGTGGATGGAGGTGGATCCAGCTTACCAGTTGAATGAGGATAAGAATCATATAAAAAGACGAATCCTGTTTATAACGTCTTGTCAAAAGATTATTGTATCTTTGATTGTACTGCTTTACTAAATTTGATGTAAGCAATTATTAGTTTACAATAAAAATTTATTGTTGGAAAAAAATATCTTctacaactatttttttttattgtttcttcctctttatctgagatagaataataaataaGTTAAAATagtggtattaaaaaaaaagcagggTGAAGTCCCGTGGTTGCCTAATTCTGGGGGCttttgtggctacctatacttaggggcaGCATCCAACTACCTAATTTTGGGGGCTCCTGtggttacctatgctggggggatgCACCTGGCTAATACTGGGgctcccctggctacctacacagggTGGGGGAAGggactatgtctagctaactaataCTAGAGTTCTCTGGCAAGCTATATTGAGGGTTCCTGGTAGGCACCTCTGGTCTCTGCATCACAATAGTGTGCCCAAGTCTATAAAGGGTAGGGGAGCAGTTGATACATCCTGGCCTGGAAGCTCTATGGCCAGGAaagacacattgggcttgattcacaaaagagtgctaactattagcacgggcgttttcgcgcgaattttagcattgcgcgcgatcgcgaattttcacgcgaaacgataacgttttcgcgtgaaaacgcgaattttaccgcgagatcgatatcgatttcgcgcgaaaattcgcgtttgcgcgcgaaaacgttagcgcttcgcgcgaaaattcgcgatcgcgcgcaatgcaaaaattcgcacgaaaacgcccgtgctaacagttagcactcttttgtgaatcaagcccattatattCTAGACATGACAACACACCCTCTGCTCCTGAGTAACATGTTCTGTGCTGTCTGCAGGGATCCACTCCATCCAGGTGATGTACGGCTGTGAGCTGAGAGATGACGGCAGCACTGCGGGGTTTCGACAGGACGGATATGACGGCAGAGATTTCATGTATCTGGACACACAGAGCTGGATCTTTATCCCGGTCATGTATGAAGCTCAGATCAGCACACAGAGATGGAACAGCCCTGAAGAGAGACAAGGGGAGATACACAAGAATTATCTGCAGAATGAATGTATCAAGTGGCTGAAGAAACACCTCAATAATGGGAGACATGATCTGGAGAAGAGAGGTGACTCTGCACCATATATATGCCATACTAGAAAATATGTGCCCATTGAGCAGGTTGCATTAAGTCAAAAAGTGGGGAAAGAGTCTATAATAATCTGAATCAGGGATTTCCTGATACTGGATAAGTAGGGCTCTTGCTGGTTTCTTTAACAGTGCATGCAAAATAATAGAGGACAGGCCCTCCCCAACCCTCAGCACAGGAAAGTGGGCCCAGTCAGCGTACGTATTATATTATTGGCGATGAGTTGGCTGCCGagagagctgaatgacggctttcTTGCTGGCGCAAAACTCCAcagtggtgttaaatactattcacccTCTGAGTTATCGCAACTCGGGGTCTTGCGATCGCCGGAGCTCCGAGTTACAGTTACGTGCCCCGCGCAGCATAACATTTCTGCTATGGGACGCATGGTTTCAGTGCTTGGTGGTGAGCTCCATGTGCCGAAATCACCTGCTTCACCCAGTTAACcttttcatcccccccccccccccccgtcagcaAGTGTGGCAGCCAAGATGACACATTTCTCCACCACAGTTATTACCAAGAGACCCCCCTCAGATAAAGCCCCCTCCCTGGTTATGCAGTGCAGCAC
Coding sequences within it:
- the LOC137528725 gene encoding class I histocompatibility antigen, F10 alpha chain-like → MVPLILFILGVSGVYGDSHSLRYCHTVVSAPGFGLPVYSSVGYVDDREISNYNSDTRRYLPKTEWMKKLEPEYWETQTQIAQGAEPAMKHNVEAAMQRFNQTGGIHSIQVMYGCELRDDGSTAGFRQDGYDGRDFMYLDTQSWIFIPVMYEAQISTQRWNSPEERQGEIHKNYLQNECIKWLKKHLNNGRHDLEKRVRPEVKVWGRQQPDGVTRLQCLAYGFHPRAVDVKWVRNGEDHIPSDEASPILPHPDGTYQTRVSVEVPTREGDTYSCHVEHSSLQEPLTVPWEPDNGRPPAVIAAAAICCLLVVAAVIGGVTWYKIKGRKDAYDSTSTTDTE